In the Actinomycetes bacterium genome, TCACCTGAGTAGGCCAGGCCGTCGATGAGGTACCGGACTCGGCGTTGCGCTGCGTCGGCGTCGTCGGCGGTGATGTGCACGGTGGCCGTGACAGTGACTGGGACCTGGTAGCGGGGCTGGTAGGGCTCCAGGTCGAAGTGGCGCAGGGCGGCGTTGAGGCCGTCGCGGCAGAAGGCTCCCTCCAGGTGCCGGTCGATGGCGTAGGCCCGGATGTCGTCGATCATCTGCTCCTTCTCCGCCAGCCGGGCCCGGACGTTCTCCCAGCGTTGGTGCAGGGTGTGCCAGGCGGTGGCGACCTCGACGGCGAGCTGGTCGTCGTCGAGGGTCTGGCCGGTCCAGACCACGTCGACGACGGTGAGGATGGCCATGGCGTGGGTGTCGGTGTTCAGGGCCACCCAGCTGCCTTCTCCGTCCGGGGCGGGGGCGACGAGGGTCCAGGTGCCGCCCCAGTGCCGGAAGGTCCGCCCGCGCTCAAGCGGGCGGTCGCTGGTCTGCGGGTCGGTGGTGTTCGTGGTCATGGGTGCTCCTTCAGTGGGTGTCGTGGTGTGGGTCGTCACGGACGGGTTCGATCTGCGCGGTGTCCCTGGAGGTGGGCCGGCGGAGCGTGCCGAGCAGCAGCGCGGCCAGCGGCCGGGGGACGTGCAGCAGGGTGAGCAACGCGGCGGTGCCGGCGGTGGCCTGGGCGCGGTAGCCGGGCTCGTCGGAGAGCAAGGCGCGGTGCCGCTGGTAGAGGGCGGCGGCCCGTCTGCTCAGCCGGTACAGCAAGACGGCCAGCAAACCGGCCAGGAATCGGGTGAAGCGGATGCAGCAGAGCAAGGCAGGGCCTCCAGACATGACAAGGCCCGGCTCCGCAGGACGCGGGCCGGGCGAGTGGAGTTCAGGAACGGGTGCTCAGAGCCGGCAGCGGTCGCAGGTCTCGACCGCCTCGGTGTAGGCGGCGGCGAACTCCTCGCTGGTGTAGATCGCCTCGGCGAACTGTTCGGTCGGGGTGTCGTCGATCCACTCCCAGGTGGACAGCCCCCGGGTGGTGGCCATCTGCCGGGAGTAGGCGTTGATCGCCTGCACGGTGGCCCGGTGCAGGGCTCGGGGGCAGTAGTCGTCGAAGTCCTCGGCCAGGGCGCAGTGGACCTCGAAGCAGACCCCCTGGTCGTCCAGGTGGGTCATCGACTCCACACCGGCGGGCAGCTCCACCGCCACCCGGCGCGATTCCGCGGTCCAGGCGAACAGCCGCCGCTGCACGTCCTCGATCGGGATCGGGCCGGGGTAGTGGTTGGGCTCGTCGCCCTGCTCCTCGGCCCGGTAGTGCCAGGCGTGCCCGCGGTGGTCGGTGAAGCCGATCAACGTGTTCGTGTTCAGGTGCTGCAGGGTCTCCTTGGACATGGGTCTTCCTTTCCCGTGGGCATGACGAAGGCCCCCAGCGGATGCCGAGGGGCGGGTGGACGGGTCCGTTCAGGTGTGGATCTGGAAGATCGTGGTGCAGGCCTCGGTGCTCAGGGCGTGTTCCCAGGACCAACCGGGGTGGTTTGGCACCGCTGAGACGAATATTGCGACCTTGGACCCTTTTGACCGTCTTGCGTTGATCGCACGCTGGTTGTAGCGGTCTACCGCGTAGCTCGGGCTGCCGACCATCTGGATAGGTGAGCCATGGCAGCAACTATCGCGGTGGTGGCGGGGGTGCTGGTCTTCGCCTTGGGCGGTTGGGTCGGGGCGATGTGGGAGTACTCCCGTAAGGGCGGCACCTACGACACCGCGCACGAGCTATGGCAGGTGCCGCTGAGAGGGAGTCATTCAGACTGGATATTGGCTGATGGGGCGGAGCGTGAAGGAGGCGTTCATGAGAACGTGGGAATACAAGATCATTGACTCGCACGACGTGCCCCGAGAAGGAACCCTGCGAGGGCGGAGTCGCGAGGCCCTGGAGGAGTACTTGAATCAGCTCGGTGCCGACGGGTGGGAGGTCGTCAACATCGATTCCCTCGAGCTCGAGACGAGGAAGAGCTTCGTCGGCATCGCGAAGAGAGAGAAGTCCTGAGCCGAGGCAGAGACATGATGGTCCGAACGTCCCTTGGGACGTTCGGCACTGGAGGAGCGCATCGCCGCACCGCACAGTAGAGCGCATCACTGCTGGCAGCGAAACCGTCCAGATCTGCACCAGCGTTGAGCAGCCGGTCGCTGGGCAACGTGACGCCGTACCACCTCAGTCATCGACGGGATCCTGCCGGCAAGGCCGTCCAAGGTGGGGTCGCGGAGAACCATTCGCCGAGCGTCGTGGGTGCACCTAAGCGAGATCCCTCGCCCCAGGACGGCTGGCCAGCCCCCGAGACACCGACGCCCTGCTGACCCCCAACACTCTGGCGATGGTGGCGACGTCGTGCTCGCCGCTGACGTACATGGCCTCGGCGGTCCTGAGCTTCTCCGGCGTCCAGACGCTCGGACGACCCCCTCGGCGACCACGAGCACGAGCAGCAGCCAAGCCGGCCTGAGTCCGCTCCCTGATCAGGTCGCGCTCGAACTCGGCCAGTGCCGCGAAAAAGTGGAAGATCAGCTTCCCGTTCGGGGTGGTGGTGTCGATCTGCTCCGTCAGGCTTCTTAGCCCCACACCTTGCTGTTCGAGCTCGCCGACCAGCTCGACCAGGTGTCGCAGCGAGCGTCCGAGCCGGTCTAGCCGCCACACCACGACGGTGTCCCCGGCCCGCAGCTGACCCAGCAGCTCGTCCAGGGCCGGCCGGTGCTGCAGCGACCCCGAGATCCTGTCCACGAACATCTTGCTGACCCCGGCAGCGGCCAGCGCGTCGCGCTGGAGCGCCTCGTCCTGCTCGGTGGTGCTGACCCGCGCATAGCCGAAGGACATGCCGGTCGCAGAACTCATGGTTCCTCCCTTCATTAAGACGTTGATTTCGGACACGGGTTGTGAACGCGAGAAAGCCGCCCACCAGGGACTTCCTGGGGACGGCTCAGAAACGTTCGTTTGTGAGACGGCTCGTGCGGGTGGGGATGCGCTCGTCGGGTCTTTTTGGGCTCTTCCCGTAACTGTTTAGGTGCCGACGGCTATGGGCTCGCGCCGATCGCGGGGATCCAGGGCTGACCGGTGAACAGGTCGCGGAGTACGACCATGGCGCTGTGGCCGTGTGTGCGGGCGGTGGACAGGTGGGACCGGACGTCGAGGAAGGCCTCGGCGCCGGTGTCGGAGCGCCAGCCGCCGGAGATCTTCTGCTGGAGCTTGACCATGCGGATGTCTCGTTCGGCTTGGTTGTTGTCGAACGGGACCCGCAAGTTGGTGG is a window encoding:
- a CDS encoding recombinase family protein, with amino-acid sequence MSSATGMSFGYARVSTTEQDEALQRDALAAAGVSKMFVDRISGSLQHRPALDELLGQLRAGDTVVVWRLDRLGRSLRHLVELVGELEQQGVGLRSLTEQIDTTTPNGKLIFHFFAALAEFERDLIRERTQAGLAAARARGRRGGRPSVWTPEKLRTAEAMYVSGEHDVATIARVLGVSRASVSRGLASRPGARDLA
- a CDS encoding DUF4177 domain-containing protein, with the translated sequence MKEAFMRTWEYKIIDSHDVPREGTLRGRSREALEEYLNQLGADGWEVVNIDSLELETRKSFVGIAKREKS